One genomic window of Polyangium aurulentum includes the following:
- a CDS encoding AarF/ABC1/UbiB kinase family protein, with translation MASRKFKEEWAPTPLPVPPEVEAKTKAAELSCPLTVLGRFFVVSEYFLIMMFRLAVVKVWPSLGRGRYSRRENGIYTREFVERMGGMWVIMARMASLRIDLLGDAFCEELTKTRDRAVPLPMDVVRQVIDEELRKRGTSIDLVLEDIDEYPLNTRAFCQFHLARLKDDGHQVVLRVRPPDAPQRARIDWAYMRFLFGMLDRLGIAPHLRWKDLMFEVKKATDDQLDYRTEESEVRRTRKILRRRRIYVPRIYRRYTGERLLISEYISGVSVADFARALRSDQEGVDLWIQQNGVDRRRLCRRLFNATLELLFEHNLFYTELLPRNILILRRNRLALVTLNTIGTLEASILRKYRILYQSLVAKDYTKVSDTFLMMGPPLPRRDLSAMRLGVTRSLKVWESRTYIKASPYAEKSLSAAMQRLAVCAGRCNLPASWDLTRLHFAERTLDLALETLDQGLSFMKALRRYDRAAQIRTIEQGVTKDAPQRLRNLSDVVQVGMQFAENFEFDNDYLRRRMIGFRGTIGRAGEIAKRIVTMLFRVAVVVIALEGFIYVKKRYHLTMGPDEGVLGHTLDEMSLHSRWAWLIALLAVLYVLRIIYGLNKELSKEEIRPVGSR, from the coding sequence ATGGCTTCGCGCAAATTCAAAGAAGAGTGGGCTCCGACGCCGCTGCCGGTCCCGCCCGAGGTGGAAGCCAAAACCAAGGCTGCAGAGCTTTCGTGTCCGCTCACCGTCCTCGGCCGCTTCTTCGTGGTCAGCGAGTATTTCCTGATCATGATGTTCCGCCTCGCCGTGGTCAAAGTGTGGCCTTCGCTCGGGCGGGGGCGCTACAGCCGTCGCGAGAATGGCATCTACACGCGCGAATTCGTCGAGCGCATGGGCGGCATGTGGGTGATCATGGCGCGCATGGCCTCGCTTCGCATCGATCTCCTGGGAGATGCCTTCTGCGAGGAGCTCACGAAGACGCGCGACCGCGCCGTACCGCTCCCCATGGATGTGGTGCGTCAGGTGATCGACGAGGAGCTGCGCAAGCGGGGGACCTCCATCGATCTCGTGCTCGAAGACATCGACGAGTATCCGCTGAACACCAGGGCGTTCTGCCAGTTTCACCTGGCGCGCCTCAAGGACGACGGGCACCAGGTGGTGCTCCGGGTGCGCCCGCCGGACGCGCCCCAACGCGCGAGGATCGACTGGGCCTACATGCGCTTCCTCTTCGGGATGCTCGATCGCCTCGGCATCGCGCCGCACCTGCGCTGGAAGGATCTGATGTTCGAGGTCAAGAAGGCCACGGACGATCAGCTCGATTACCGCACCGAGGAGTCCGAGGTCCGACGCACCCGCAAGATCCTGCGCCGGCGGCGGATCTACGTGCCGCGCATCTACCGCCGCTACACCGGCGAACGCCTGCTCATCTCCGAGTACATCAGTGGGGTGAGCGTCGCCGATTTCGCGCGCGCGCTGCGCAGCGACCAGGAAGGGGTCGACCTGTGGATCCAGCAGAACGGCGTCGATCGCAGGCGACTCTGTAGGCGCCTGTTCAATGCCACCCTCGAGCTGCTGTTCGAGCACAACCTGTTTTACACGGAGCTGTTGCCACGCAACATCTTGATCCTACGGCGCAACCGGCTCGCGCTCGTCACCCTCAACACGATCGGGACGCTGGAGGCGTCCATCCTGCGCAAATACCGCATCCTCTACCAGTCGCTCGTGGCCAAGGACTACACGAAGGTGAGCGACACCTTCCTGATGATGGGGCCGCCCTTGCCGCGCAGGGATCTCAGCGCGATGCGGCTCGGGGTGACGCGTTCGCTCAAGGTCTGGGAGTCACGCACGTACATCAAGGCGTCGCCGTATGCGGAGAAGTCGCTCAGCGCGGCGATGCAGCGGCTCGCGGTCTGCGCGGGCCGGTGCAATCTGCCCGCTTCGTGGGACCTGACGCGGCTGCATTTCGCAGAGCGGACGCTCGATCTCGCGCTCGAGACCCTCGACCAGGGGCTCAGCTTCATGAAGGCTTTGCGCCGTTACGATCGCGCCGCGCAGATCCGCACCATCGAGCAGGGCGTGACGAAGGACGCCCCGCAGCGGCTCCGGAACCTCTCCGACGTCGTGCAGGTCGGCATGCAGTTCGCGGAAAACTTCGAGTTCGATAACGACTACTTGCGGCGCCGCATGATAGGCTTTCGCGGGACGATCGGGCGCGCCGGCGAGATCGCCAAGCGTATCGTGACCATGCTGTTTCGCGTGGCCGTGGTCGTGATCGCGCTCGAGGGATTCATCTACGTCAAGAAACGGTACCACCTGACCATGGGGCCGGATGAGGGCGTCCTGGGACACACGCTCGACGAGATGTCCCTGCACAGCCGCTGGGCCTGGCTCATCGCGCTGTTGGCGGTGCTCTATGTATTGCGCATCATTTACGGCTTGAACAAGGAGCTCTCCAAGGAGGAGATCCGGCCTGTAGGATCGAGGTGA
- a CDS encoding polyketide synthase, with product MASTKVEVTWVEEGVALVRMNDPEERNLLTDMLVDELMAALRELSADAKVKAAILCGRRDVFCGGGSLEMLRAVAAGATHAKDVLLPAMLVEFPVPIIAALEGHAVGAGLAMALWCDIVVASERARYGANFTSMGFTPGLGITALLPALVGYGFATEMMMTAKLYKGRELAERRLFTHVVPEGEVLDLAVDIARRIAERPRHVLTMLKAEIALPRRGMLTNAMPREHVMHQVCFSRPEARVLLEEGYVGPRSGAPERGTES from the coding sequence ATGGCGTCGACGAAGGTAGAGGTCACGTGGGTCGAGGAAGGCGTTGCCCTCGTGCGGATGAATGATCCGGAGGAGCGTAACCTCCTGACCGATATGCTCGTCGATGAGCTCATGGCGGCGCTCCGCGAGCTCTCAGCGGACGCGAAGGTCAAAGCGGCGATCCTCTGCGGGCGGAGGGATGTCTTCTGCGGCGGAGGCTCCCTGGAGATGTTGCGGGCCGTCGCGGCGGGGGCGACGCACGCGAAGGACGTCCTGCTCCCCGCGATGCTCGTCGAGTTTCCCGTGCCGATCATCGCGGCCCTCGAGGGACATGCCGTGGGCGCAGGCCTCGCGATGGCGCTCTGGTGCGACATCGTGGTGGCATCCGAGCGCGCGCGTTATGGCGCAAACTTCACGAGCATGGGATTCACGCCCGGCCTGGGCATCACCGCGCTATTGCCGGCGCTCGTCGGGTACGGCTTTGCTACCGAGATGATGATGACGGCCAAGCTGTACAAGGGCCGCGAGCTCGCGGAGCGCCGGCTGTTCACGCACGTCGTTCCCGAAGGCGAGGTGCTCGATCTCGCCGTCGATATCGCGCGGAGGATCGCGGAGCGCCCGAGGCATGTCCTCACGATGCTCAAGGCCGAGATCGCGCTCCCTCGACGAGGAATGCTGACGAATGCCATGCCGCGGGAGCATGTCATGCACCAGGTCTGCTTCTCCAGGCCCGAGGCGAGAGTCCTTTTGGAGGAGGGCTATGTGGGGCCGCGTTCTGGAGCGCCAGAGCGCGGGACCGAAAGCTGA
- a CDS encoding class I SAM-dependent methyltransferase, which produces MSMNSGVTGQSIADVAYTKYRLMPYDLVLGLISGALWGCPAGRVVDFYDEHVSGNHLDVGVGTGYFLDHCRFPVARPRLVLMDSNLDPLEHASKRLARYEPTKLQANVLRPVSYDGERFDSVGINHVVHCLPGTMHEKGRAFGHLRALMKDGAILFGATVLGRGVKHNELGALWLRRFNAKGVLDNARDDREGLEAALREHFSSASVRVVGRTALFHARA; this is translated from the coding sequence ATGTCCATGAACAGCGGTGTGACCGGCCAGAGCATTGCCGACGTCGCATACACGAAATACAGGCTGATGCCGTACGACCTGGTCCTCGGGCTCATCTCCGGTGCGCTCTGGGGCTGTCCCGCCGGGCGGGTGGTCGATTTTTATGACGAGCACGTCTCGGGTAACCACCTCGATGTTGGCGTCGGGACAGGCTACTTCCTCGACCACTGTCGCTTCCCCGTGGCGCGCCCGCGCCTCGTGTTGATGGATTCGAACCTCGATCCGCTCGAGCACGCTTCGAAGCGCCTCGCGCGGTACGAGCCAACCAAGCTCCAGGCCAACGTCCTGCGGCCGGTCTCCTACGATGGCGAGCGGTTCGACTCCGTCGGCATCAATCACGTCGTGCATTGCCTTCCGGGGACCATGCACGAGAAGGGGAGGGCCTTCGGCCATCTCCGGGCCTTGATGAAGGACGGCGCGATCCTCTTTGGAGCCACGGTGCTCGGCCGGGGCGTGAAGCACAACGAGCTCGGCGCCCTCTGGCTCAGGCGTTTCAATGCCAAGGGGGTCCTGGACAATGCGCGCGACGATCGCGAGGGACTCGAAGCTGCGCTGCGAGAGCACTTCTCCTCGGCTTCGGTACGGGTCGTCGGCCGCACGGCGCTCTTCCACGCGCGGGCATGA
- a CDS encoding MBL fold metallo-hydrolase produces MSLRRHLLASELLNDLSQNGVTLWSEDDRLRYRAPEGMLTPATRAMMAELKAELLAILRDRPPPQTSCVVRSFVVNPFRQKCYVCHSEGEAVIVDPGCSSEAERQAVLDYITANRLSVVRVLLTHGHVDHFFGCGFFARHFDKPFEMHADDVWLLKTAEVQANMVGATVEPPPPPGGFLQHGDVVSFGKVRWEVLHCPGHSPGSICFHDAENGLLVTGDVLFRGAVGYITMPGGSLAQLLDSVNDKLLPLPEDTLVYPGHGPLTTIGVEQKTNSWVPQACGPAR; encoded by the coding sequence ATGTCCCTTCGACGACATCTGTTAGCTTCCGAGCTGCTGAACGATCTATCCCAAAACGGCGTGACGCTGTGGTCGGAGGACGATCGGCTACGCTACCGGGCGCCCGAGGGCATGCTAACGCCGGCGACTCGCGCCATGATGGCCGAGCTGAAGGCCGAGCTGCTCGCCATCCTGCGCGACCGCCCTCCGCCGCAAACCTCGTGCGTGGTCCGATCGTTCGTCGTCAATCCATTTCGCCAGAAATGCTACGTCTGCCACAGCGAAGGGGAGGCGGTGATCGTCGATCCCGGTTGCTCGTCCGAGGCCGAGCGGCAGGCGGTCCTCGACTACATCACCGCGAACCGGCTCTCGGTCGTGCGCGTGCTGCTCACGCACGGCCACGTCGACCATTTCTTCGGTTGTGGGTTCTTCGCGCGACACTTCGACAAGCCCTTCGAGATGCACGCCGACGACGTCTGGCTGCTGAAGACGGCGGAGGTGCAGGCGAACATGGTGGGCGCCACCGTCGAGCCACCGCCCCCGCCGGGGGGCTTTCTCCAGCACGGCGACGTCGTGTCCTTCGGAAAGGTCCGCTGGGAGGTATTGCATTGCCCCGGGCACTCGCCCGGATCGATATGCTTCCACGACGCGGAGAACGGGCTCCTCGTCACGGGAGATGTGCTCTTCCGCGGGGCCGTTGGGTATATCACGATGCCGGGCGGCTCGCTGGCGCAGCTCCTCGACTCGGTGAACGACAAGCTTTTGCCTTTGCCGGAAGACACGCTCGTTTATCCGGGTCATGGTCCGCTCACGACGATCGGGGTGGAGCAGAAGACCAACTCCTGGGTGCCGCAGGCGTGCGGGCCGGCCCGGTGA
- a CDS encoding type I polyketide synthase, producing the protein MDRRKADRLASISPLQLAVLSRDLRSRIDGIEIIDAEPIAIVGMGCRFPGGANSPGELFDLLASGRDAITEIPRERWDIDQYYDPDPAAPGKMNTRWSGLVDKVDQFDPYFFGISPREAVNIDPQQRLLLEVAWEALEDGGLPPDRLVGSRTGVFIGACTNDYALLQSLEGDPFRLDPSFAIGNANCFLAGRLSYLFGFEGPSLVVDTICSSSLVAVHLACQSLRRGESELALAGGVNLILSPLNTVSTSKQRTMAPDGRCKTFDARADGFVRAEGCGVIALKRLSDALANGDRIHALIRGSAVNQDGRSNGMTAPNALSQQTVLKQALENGGVAASQVTYIEAHGTGTSLGDPIEVDALKEVYGAPRTDGRPCALGAVKTNLGHLEAAAGIAGLIKAVLCLERGVIPPNLHYKQLNPNISLEGTPFFIPTEPHPWPAGSDRRLAGVSSFGFSGTNAHAVLEEAPALPTPKPEVARPQHLLVLSAKTPEALVDLASRYAKHLEQHPGLALEDVCATAHEGRSHFAHRLAVVAASSAQMAEKLVAWASAPSGTHEDLPLGQAPREGRPRVAFLFTGQGSQYVGMGRELYETHPVFRSALDRCDELLRPHLERPLLSVLYPAPGEASPLDETAYTQPALFALAYAQVELWRSWGIEPSAVIGHSVGEYAAAWAAGVLPLEDALRLVAERGRLMQSLPRDGKMAAIFAREEQVADAIAGLGDEVSIAAVNGPEETVISGSRQAVQAALDALVAQGIKTRDLNVSHAFHSTCMAPILDALERAASGVPLAAPRIRMVSNLSGDFIGEEIARASYWRRHAREAVRFADGIRALHQQGYELFVEIGPAPALSSMGSRCLPEGVGTFLPSLRKGHGDWREILRSLGVLATRGAAVDWKGFHKGDPRRRVSLPTYPFQRSRYWLEPARAARADGMTTYYRSVTQHVKIKDPLLRFAPFREVVAGFSSVALFASGPDDNPFIDDVRRANEEMKRVTFRGLDFSRIRKVVDIGCGAASDVVALAKEHPHLELHGCNISVDQIDLGRQRVREEGLADRVKLFYQDSSKDGFPSRYDLAMSFQVIHHIVDKRAVLANIGRHLDNGGFLVMNEILSNMDTSIDHVDSTAFFAPRSEWAEYLADAGLRVVAGVDASREIANFLHDASYDKNFANASRGLDAASKAHLHGPHTLGWLLRRKLALYLALTVQKDDLLDKRTLLRINQEKLSRLIPYGRVIDAAEGGLLPLVPPGDAVNLVAGAEEQGSALEEAKLAPLGERLRAADEAERSRLIEALLREHAERVLEIPGSRLDVQQPLTELGLDSLMALEFKNRVDKPLGASVPVADLLKGATISQLTAMLTAQIGGGGVEAGTGAGGWEEGSL; encoded by the coding sequence ATGGATCGTCGTAAGGCAGACCGGCTCGCCAGCATTTCGCCGCTCCAGCTCGCGGTTCTTTCGCGGGATCTGCGCTCCCGCATCGATGGGATCGAGATCATCGACGCCGAGCCCATTGCCATTGTCGGTATGGGGTGCCGCTTCCCCGGCGGCGCGAACAGCCCCGGAGAGCTCTTCGATCTCCTCGCCTCCGGCCGGGACGCGATCACCGAGATCCCCCGCGAGCGGTGGGACATCGACCAGTATTACGACCCCGATCCCGCAGCGCCCGGCAAGATGAACACGCGCTGGAGCGGGCTCGTCGACAAGGTCGATCAATTCGATCCCTACTTCTTCGGCATCTCCCCGCGCGAGGCGGTCAACATCGATCCGCAGCAGCGGCTGCTCCTGGAGGTCGCCTGGGAGGCGCTCGAGGACGGAGGCCTCCCGCCGGACCGCCTCGTAGGCAGCCGGACAGGCGTGTTCATCGGCGCTTGCACGAACGACTATGCGCTCCTCCAGTCGCTCGAGGGCGACCCCTTCCGGCTCGATCCCTCGTTCGCGATTGGCAACGCCAATTGCTTCCTCGCCGGTCGGCTTTCATACCTCTTCGGGTTCGAGGGGCCGAGCCTCGTCGTCGACACCATCTGCTCGTCCTCTCTCGTGGCCGTGCACCTCGCCTGCCAGAGCCTGCGGCGCGGCGAATCCGAGCTCGCCCTGGCGGGCGGGGTCAATTTGATCCTGTCGCCCCTCAACACCGTGTCGACCTCGAAGCAGCGCACCATGGCTCCTGACGGCCGCTGCAAGACCTTTGACGCGCGCGCCGACGGGTTCGTCCGGGCCGAGGGATGCGGCGTGATCGCGCTCAAGCGCCTCTCCGACGCCCTCGCGAACGGCGATCGCATTCACGCGCTCATCCGCGGCTCGGCCGTCAACCAGGACGGCCGCAGCAATGGAATGACGGCGCCCAACGCGCTGTCCCAGCAAACGGTCCTCAAGCAGGCTCTCGAGAACGGCGGCGTTGCGGCCTCGCAAGTCACGTACATCGAGGCCCACGGCACGGGCACCTCGCTGGGCGATCCCATCGAAGTCGACGCCTTGAAAGAGGTCTATGGCGCGCCCCGCACCGACGGGCGGCCCTGCGCGCTCGGCGCCGTGAAGACCAACCTCGGCCACCTCGAGGCCGCCGCTGGCATTGCCGGCCTGATCAAGGCCGTCCTCTGCCTCGAGCGCGGCGTCATCCCTCCCAACCTGCATTACAAGCAGCTCAACCCCAACATCTCGCTCGAGGGTACGCCGTTCTTCATCCCGACCGAGCCGCACCCCTGGCCCGCTGGGTCCGACCGGCGTCTCGCAGGCGTCAGCTCGTTCGGGTTTTCTGGGACAAACGCCCACGCCGTCCTCGAGGAGGCCCCGGCGCTGCCCACGCCGAAACCCGAGGTTGCCCGCCCGCAGCACCTGCTGGTCCTCTCGGCGAAGACGCCCGAGGCGCTGGTCGACCTTGCGTCGCGGTATGCGAAGCATCTCGAGCAGCATCCCGGGCTCGCGCTGGAGGACGTGTGCGCCACGGCGCACGAGGGGCGCTCCCATTTCGCGCATCGCCTCGCGGTGGTCGCCGCGTCGTCGGCGCAGATGGCAGAAAAGCTGGTCGCGTGGGCGAGCGCGCCCTCCGGCACGCACGAGGATCTCCCGCTCGGCCAGGCGCCGCGCGAGGGCCGGCCTCGTGTCGCGTTTCTCTTCACCGGCCAGGGCTCTCAGTACGTCGGCATGGGGCGCGAGCTCTACGAGACCCATCCGGTTTTCCGCAGCGCCCTCGACCGATGCGACGAGCTGCTCCGTCCCCATCTCGAGCGCCCCTTGCTCTCGGTCCTCTACCCGGCGCCCGGCGAGGCTTCCCCCCTCGACGAGACAGCGTACACACAGCCTGCGCTCTTCGCTCTCGCGTATGCACAGGTCGAGCTGTGGAGGTCCTGGGGAATCGAGCCGAGCGCGGTGATCGGTCATAGCGTGGGCGAATATGCGGCGGCCTGGGCGGCCGGCGTCCTCCCCCTCGAGGATGCCCTGCGGCTCGTCGCCGAGCGCGGTCGGCTGATGCAAAGCCTGCCGCGGGACGGCAAGATGGCTGCGATCTTCGCCCGCGAGGAGCAGGTCGCGGACGCGATCGCGGGCCTCGGGGACGAGGTCTCCATTGCGGCGGTCAATGGCCCCGAGGAGACCGTGATCTCGGGCTCTCGGCAGGCCGTGCAGGCTGCGCTCGACGCGCTCGTCGCGCAGGGTATCAAGACGCGCGACCTCAACGTCTCGCATGCCTTCCATTCGACGTGCATGGCCCCGATCCTCGACGCGCTCGAGCGCGCGGCGTCCGGGGTCCCGCTCGCTGCGCCGCGGATACGCATGGTCTCGAACCTCAGCGGTGATTTCATTGGCGAGGAGATCGCGCGCGCGTCGTACTGGCGCCGCCACGCCCGGGAAGCCGTGCGGTTCGCCGACGGCATCCGGGCCCTCCATCAGCAGGGCTATGAGCTATTCGTCGAGATCGGCCCGGCGCCCGCGCTTTCGAGCATGGGGAGCCGCTGCTTGCCCGAGGGGGTCGGGACCTTCCTGCCGTCGCTCCGGAAGGGGCATGGCGATTGGCGAGAGATCCTGCGCAGCCTCGGGGTGCTCGCCACCCGCGGCGCCGCGGTCGACTGGAAGGGCTTCCACAAGGGCGATCCGCGCCGGCGCGTCTCACTGCCGACCTATCCCTTCCAGCGGAGCCGTTACTGGCTCGAGCCGGCGCGCGCCGCGCGCGCGGACGGGATGACGACCTACTATCGATCGGTCACGCAGCACGTGAAGATCAAGGATCCCCTCCTCCGATTCGCGCCATTCCGCGAGGTGGTCGCGGGCTTCTCCTCGGTCGCGCTCTTCGCGAGCGGCCCGGACGACAACCCGTTCATCGACGACGTGCGCCGCGCCAATGAAGAGATGAAGCGCGTGACGTTCCGCGGCCTGGATTTCTCGCGCATCCGGAAGGTCGTCGATATCGGTTGCGGCGCCGCCTCGGACGTCGTCGCGCTCGCCAAGGAGCACCCCCACCTCGAGCTGCACGGCTGCAACATCTCCGTCGATCAGATCGATCTCGGCAGGCAGCGCGTGCGCGAGGAGGGGCTCGCGGACCGGGTGAAGCTCTTCTACCAGGACAGCTCCAAGGACGGGTTCCCGAGCCGCTACGATCTCGCCATGTCCTTTCAGGTCATCCACCACATCGTCGACAAGCGCGCCGTGCTCGCCAACATCGGCCGCCACCTCGACAATGGTGGCTTCCTGGTGATGAACGAGATCCTCTCGAACATGGACACGAGCATCGATCACGTCGACTCCACGGCCTTCTTCGCGCCGAGATCCGAGTGGGCCGAATACCTCGCCGATGCTGGATTGCGGGTCGTCGCTGGCGTGGACGCCAGCCGCGAGATCGCCAATTTTCTTCACGACGCGAGTTACGATAAGAACTTCGCGAACGCGAGCCGCGGCCTCGACGCGGCCTCCAAGGCGCACCTGCATGGTCCCCACACCCTGGGCTGGCTGCTCCGGCGCAAGCTCGCGCTATACCTCGCGCTCACCGTGCAGAAGGACGATCTCCTCGACAAACGCACCCTCCTGCGCATCAATCAGGAGAAGCTCTCGCGGCTCATCCCCTACGGTCGCGTCATCGACGCGGCGGAGGGAGGGCTGCTGCCCCTGGTTCCTCCGGGCGATGCGGTCAATCTCGTCGCAGGGGCCGAAGAGCAGGGGAGCGCGCTCGAAGAGGCGAAGCTCGCGCCCCTGGGCGAGCGGCTGCGGGCCGCAGACGAGGCCGAGCGCAGCCGCCTCATCGAGGCGCTCCTGCGGGAGCACGCAGAGCGGGTGCTGGAGATCCCCGGCTCCCGGCTCGACGTGCAGCAGCCTCTGACCGAGCTCGGGCTCGACTCGCTGATGGCCCTAGAATTCAAGAATCGAGTCGACAAACCCCTGGGCGCGAGCGTCCCCGTCGCCGATTTGCTCAAGGGGGCGACCATCTCCCAGCTCACGGCGATGCTCACGGCGCAGATCGGCGGAGGCGGCGTCGAAGCGGGGACCGGGGCAGGGGGCTGGGAGGAAGGCTCGCTGTGA